Within Butyrivibrio fibrisolvens, the genomic segment GTATCATCCTGATCCTGAGCGTTATGTTCAATCCTGTGCACAAATATGCCAAGGAGATCGAAGATATGAAGAGCAAGATGGAAGATGTGGCCTGAACTTAGTTAAGAGATCTGTGCCTTGTTCAGAGGCTTAAGATATGTTCAGGATATCATATGATGTCAAAAGAAACTTGTGATAACTATCTCGTATTATAGTAAAAAAAGAGGCATACTCACATCAAGGAATATGCCTCTTTTTTTAGTGCATCCGACAGCGATTATCTATGATAAGCTAGTCGATATTAGTGTACTGACTCATAAAATCCTGACAATGATTATCAGGGATCAAAGCGAGGGCCGCCTTGGCTGTTCTTCTTTTTGGAATGGTTTGAACTGTTCTTCCTGCGAGTGCTTCTTGCGGTATTCTAAAGGCGATTCCTTGTAGATCCCGCGGAATACTCTTGAGAAGTGATCTGCCGAATTGTAGCCGACCTGATCTGCAATCTGGCTGACTTTCATATTGGTATTAACAAGAAGGTTGATCGCATCATTTATTCGCAGCTCCTTGATAAGATCTGTGAAGCTTCTGCCGGTGTTGTGCTTTATCAAAGTGCTAAGATGAGGCTCGCTGTAGTGGAAGAACTCGGCGAGGGACGAAAGCGTCAGAGTCTGATAATTGTGCTGTATATACTGAAGTATGAGCGAGAAGTCAGTACCCATCTGGTAATTATAGAACTGTATAGTACTGCTGTAGTTTCTCAGAAGCTCTGAAAAAATAAGGTTGACCCAGTTGATACAACAGCTGTTACTATATGTATCGCCTTCGTGGCACTCTAAGAGGGCATTACGCATATAGCTCTTAAGCTTTTTATTTTCCCTGGTAAAAAATAAAAGGTAGTTCTCATGAGAATCATCCTGCAGGATGGTTCTGAAAAAGTGCCCCAAAAGGTCTTTATTGGACAGTAGTGAAAAGAAGTTGGCGTTAAAAGTGCTCTTCCTGATCATAAGTGTATAGACCGTTGACTCATCATCAATAGTGATATCGTGCAAAGAGCCGGGAGCTATCACGCATATCTCGCCGCTTTTTAAAATCAGATCTTCTCCGTTGAAATGGAAGTTGCAGCTGCCTTCTACAACATAATTGATCTCAAAATAGTTGTGACGATGGGGATCACGTCTTGTATATCTTGGATGGCGTATTATGAACACATCACGGCTCTTGGGGATGATGGATCCCTCTTCAACAGTGCTTGTCGCGCTCTCCATAGGTGTAACTGTCAGTATCAGAGAGTCTATGACTTTGTTGAACTCTTCGGTTGTTGACTCGCTGTTCCAGTAGGGCATTACAAGCTCAGGGCGCTCATCAAGGAGCATACCGTTAACTTCAAGATAATTGATCATCTCAATAAACTGAACCTTATTGCCGGACTGATTATAATACCTTCTCATGTGGTTTTGAAACTCACCATAACTAATATACTTATTCATCTCAACCTCTTAGACTTTCCGCTTGGCCTGAGCAGTATCGCCAAAGGATTTGCAGGGACGGGCAGTATATAGATCATTGACATGCTGTTAATCGTTTTATACTTCATGGCACGATATCTGGATCTTTTCATTCTGGGGTCCAAACTCGCTACGCTCAGACATGTGGACCCCGGGCAGAATGAAAATCTCCATCTATCATGCTCATGAAGTTAATAAAACGATTAAAAGCATGCCAATGATCTATATACTGCCCGTCCCTGCAAATCCTTTGTCGATACTGCTCTGGCTAAATGTGAAGTTTAGTTTATCTTAAATATTCAACCTTAAAATAACTTCAAACAATGTAAACTATTGCAAATCAAAGTTAAAAAATCCCTTATCTAATACACCTTATGACAAAGCAAAAGGAAAAAGTGCGTGCTATCAGATATTTATACAATAAACAACCCTAAAAATCAATCTTAAAAAATGTCGGATTATGCTTAAGATTCCCTATGTAGTTACACCCTCTTTTTACATAAAATCTATAAATAACTACCCCCACTTGTCCGGACCGGCATCCTCAAAAGTCTTTACTGGGGCAGGCAGTATATAAATCATTGCCACGCTTTTTAATCGTTTTGTAGAATTCATGAGCGTGATAGCTGGAGGTTTTTATTCTGCCCGGGGTCCACATGTCTGAGCGAAGCGAGTTTGGACCCCAGAATAAAAAGCTTCAGATATCATGCCATGAAGTCTAAAAACGATTAAAGCGTGGCAATGATTTATATACTGCCTGCCCCAGTAAAGACTTTTGAGGATGCCGGTCCGGACAAGTGGGCAACTATAGTCGGCAAACAAACCAACATCCCCTAATACAACGTGTGTTTAATGAATCGAATTTTTAAGGAGCGACATGATTGATTTTAAGGCAAACCCGTTTTTTCTTGACGATGAGAAGATAAGATGGGTTGAAGAGACATATGACAACATGACCCTTGATGAGAAGATCGGACAGCTCTTTTGCCCGATAATCTTCACCAAGGACAAGCAAGAACTGGAAAACTTCATAGACAAGTACCATATCGGCGGAATGCTCTATAGAGAAGGCCCCGGACAAGAGATAAGAGATGCCCACAAGATATTGCAGGAGGCGAGCAAGATCCCGCTTCTTACGGCTTCGAATCTTGAATACGGCGGCAATGGATCAGCTGTAGAAGGTACATATTACGGAAGGCAGATGCTGGTTGCAGCTACTAATGATACGGACAGTGCCTACAGGCTTGGCAAGATTTCCTGCAAGGAAGGAGCAGCAGTTGGAGTTAACTGGGCTTTTGCACCAGTAGTTGATATCGACAGGAACTATCACAATCCGATCATGAATGTCAGGACTTTTGGAGATGATGTTCAAAGGGTTATCGATATGGGAACTGCTTATATAAAGGCGGCAAAAGAGGAAGGCGTTGCAACAGCGGTCAAGCACTTCCCGGGAGACGGAATAGATGAAAGGGATCAGCACCTTCTTACAAGTGTCAATTCTCTGTCTGTATCCAAGTGGGACGAAAGCTACGGCAGGATCTACGAGGCTATGATAGAAGCCGGGACTCTTAGCATCATGGCAGGTCACATAGCACTTCCCTCATATGAAGACTTCTATGAGGGCAAAGAGGTTGATAAAGTGATTCCTGCAACACTGTCTCCAAATCTTCTCAAGAAGCTTCTTAGAGACAAGCTTGGATTTAACGGCCTCATAACTACTGATGCTACACCTATGGTTGGCTTTTGCTGTGCCTGTGACAGAGAGACTGCCGTTCCTATGACTATAGAAAGCGGCTGTGACGTATTTCTTTTTAATAGAAATATAGATGAAGACTATGAATACATGCATAGGGGCTATGAAAAAGGTATATTGTCGGATGCAAGACTCGAAGAAGCAGTCAAGAGGATACTGGCAACCAAGGCTGCCCTTGGACTTAACACTAAGAAGAAAAAAGGCACTCTTGTACCTGACGAGGATGCTCTTAAAGTCCTTAACTGCAAAGAACATGACAGCTGGGCAAGAGAATGTGCGGATAAGGGTGTAACACTTGTTAAGGATACTCAGAATCTTCTTCCTATAAGCCCTGTTAAGCACAAGAGGATCCTTCTTCAGATCCTTGGTGAGTATGAGTCCAATGACAGGGTTCAGAGCTTTTTTGTAGATAAGCTCACTAAGGAAGGCTTCGATGTGACAGTTTATGTCAAAGAAGGCTTTGAAGTAATGGTCGATTCTGTAGCTAAGCTCAAAGAAAGGTATGACCTTGTGATGTACGTGGCTAACATCGAGACAGCGTCCAACCATACTGTAGCCAGGATCAACTGGCATACAATGTTCGGACTTGGAACCAACATGCCCTGGATGGTGTATGAGATGCCTGTCATGTTCATAAGTGTTGGCAATCCTTATCACCTTCTGGATGCGCCTATGGTCAAGACATTCATAAACGGATATTGCAATTCTGAGTATGTTATGTCGGCTGTCATAGACAAGATCATGGGAAGGTCACCTTTTAAGGGCGTGTCACCTATAGATCCTTTCTGCGGAAGGCAGGATCTAAGATTTTAAGGTGTAAAAGAACTTAAAGAACAGAAGAATTTAAAACACAAAAGAATTTAAAGAACAGAAGAATTTAAAGTATAGAAAAATTTGAAACACAAAAGAATTTAAAGTACAAAAGAATTTAAGATACAAAAGAATCCAAAGCATAAACGATTTGGATATAGGAGTAGTATATTTTGAAAGCTTTTATTTTTGACCTAGACGGCGTGATCGTCTTTACAGATAAGTTCCATTATCAGGCATGGAAGAAGATGGCTGACAGGATGGATATATATTTTGACGAGACTATTAATAACAGACTTCGCGGAGTAAGCCGCATGGATTCTCTTGAGATCATACTTGAGAATTATAAAGGCCATAAACTTGGACAGAGGGAAAAAGACCTACTTGCGGCTGAAAAAAATGATAACTATAGAAAACTTCTTGAGACCATGACACCTGATGATGTAAGCACAGACGTAAGGAATACTCTCAAAGAGTTAAGGCATAGGGGATATAAGCTTGCCATAGGATCATCAAGTAAGAATACCAAATTCATACTTGAAAGAGTAGGACTTATGGACGCATTTGATGCAATCTCTGACGGCACCAATATCACAAAGTCAAAACCTGATCCGGAGGTCTTCTTAAAGGCTGCCGAGTATATCGGTGAAAGCCCCAAAGACTGCTACGTAGTTGAGGATGCATATTCAGGAATCGATGCTGCAGAAGCTGGTGGCATGACATCTGTAGGCATCGGCGATGCAGCAGGCTATGACAAGACAGACATCAAGATTCAAAAGTTTTCTGATATCCTGAGCCTTTCCTGAACTGATTGGGAGTAATGCCTTCTCTTTGCCTGAAGCAGTAGCAGAAGGCACTCTCATCCTCAAATCCGCAGGCATAGGCAATCTCTGATATTGTCATGCTTGTATTAAGAAGATTATATTTGGCAGCTAAGATGCGTGTTGATATGAGAAACTGGTGCGGACTTACACCGGTTTCTTTTTTGAATTTTCTGGCAAAATAGTATGGAGAAAAACCCGCAATCTCTGCCATCTGATCAAGAGATATATCTTTTGAAAAGTTATCTGAAAGATACGCAGTGACTTTCTTGATGCCATCCTGAACGGAAGTAACCGTATGATCATGAAAAGACATCAGTTCAAGAAGGATGTTGTTTATTATAAGACTCATGGATGCTTCGCTTACTAACTCATGCTTTTCAAAAGAATCATACAGCTTTAATAGCTCTCTGCGTATCATGCTGCAATTTGGCATAGAAATGATAGCTGAGCCTGGGACAGATATAGCACTTGATGAATCACTTACCAATATTCTATCTTCGAGCTCTTCATTAGCCCTTCCCATGAGCAAGTATTCAAAATAACTTCCTGCCATAGCGCCGTCAAAATGCATCCACAATGCCTTGCATCCGGAACCGCTCTTATAAGCATGAGGCTTATAACAGTCTATGATAACTACATCTCCTTTTCTAGCAGTCTGGTACCTTTCCTCGAGCAATATTTCCATAGAGCCGCTTTCTATAAGAATAATAAGATAGCTGTCGTAACGGCTTCTTGTAAGGGTATATGAAGGCATATATTCAAAACGCCCTATTACAGTAGGATACAGGAATAATTTGCGCGCCAAGGCTGTCGGAGTATACAAAAAGTATTGAGAATCCTTCGTGATATTTTGTTCTGTAGAATACATCGAAGCTCTCCTTTTATATAGAGCAATTTTTTTACATTATAAGGCAATATTCTTAATTGTTAAATATCTATATGGTAAGTATGATTTATTAAGAACTTAAACTTAACCGCATGTCGCGACTAAAAAAGGAGGCATCATGGATACAGTAAATATTTGGGAAGAGAAGGTTGAGATTCCAACGTATGACATTGGAGAGCCTGACATCAATCCAATGTTTCTTGAAAAGAGAGTGTATCAGGGCAGCAGCGGCAAGATCTATCCCTATCCTGCAACATCTGAGATCAAAAGAGAAAAGAAAAATAAGATCTGGAACGTTGTTTTCCTTGAAAATAAATATCTTAAAGTCATGGTCATGCCGCAGCTTGGCGGCAGAATCCAAAGAGCCTATGACAAGACCAATGGCTATGACTTCGTATATTACAATCATGTGATAAAGCCTGCGCTTGTGGGACTTACAGGCCCCTGGATATCAGGCGGCATAGAGTTCAACTGGCCTCAGCATCACAGACCCACAACATATATGAAGGTCGAGCACAAGATAAGGGACAACGCTGACGGCTCTAAATCGCTTCTTCTTGGAGATGTAGACAGGATGTATGGCACAAGGGTCATTACAGCTATAACACTATATCCTGACAAGGCATATATTGAGATTGAAGGCCAGCTCTATAACAGAACGCCACTTCCGCAGACTTTCCTGTGGTGGGCCAACCCTGCTGTGTCTGTCAATGACAACACCCAGTCAGTGTTCCCGCCTGATGTACACTCTGTCTATGACCATGGCAAAAGAGCTGTATCAAGATTCCCAATTGCTACCGGCGTATATTATAAGCATGATTACAGCCAGGGCGTTGATATCTCAAGATATAAGAATATACCTGTGCCGACTTCCTATATGGCAGAGCGTTCTGATTTTGACTTTGTAGGCGGCTATGATTATGGCAGGGAGGCAGGACTTTTGCATGTAGCTGATCATCACATATCTCCCGGCAAGAAGCAGTGGACATGGGGGTGCGGAGACTTTGGCAAGGCCTGGGACAGGAACCTTACTGATGCAGACGGCCCTTATATAGAACTGATGACAGGTGTATACTGTGACAACCAGCCTGATTTTGCCTGGCTTATGCCCTATGAGGAGAAGAAGTTCAGGCAGTACTTCATACCATACAAGAAAGCGGGATATATCAAGAATGCAAGTATAGATGCGGCAGTTAATCTGGAAGTATCTGATGATAATATAGAAGCTATCGTCTATGCAAGCAGTGAACTTGAAGATGCAAGAGTTATTATTACCAATAATAATAAAATCATACTGGATGAAAAGACCTCAATATCTCCTGAAAATGTATATACCAAAAATATACCTGCTAAAAATGCTGACAGATATAAGGTTAAGATAACTGTCTATAATGAAGGCAAAGAACTTGTCTCTTATCAGGAGAAAGACTATGGGATACCTAAACTGGCCGAGCCTGCAAGACCTGCCAAAAAGCCTGAGGATATCATGACTAATGAGGAATTGTACCTTACGGGAAGACATATCGAGCAGTACCGTCATGCGACCTGGCTTCCTGATGGATACTATCTTGAGGGACTTAAAAGGGATGAAGGAGATATACGTATCAACAATGCATATGGACTTCTTTTATTAAGAAGAGGTGAATTTGCCAAGTCTGAGAAGCACTTCAGGAAGGCAATTGACAGACTGACTTTATTAAATCCCAATCCTTATGATAGCGAAGCATATTACAACCTCGGTCTGTCACTCTTTTACCAAGGAAAAGAGAATGAAGCTTACGATGCCTTCTATAAGGCAACCTGGACCAGTGCCCAGCAGGAGATGGCTTATTACTATCTTGCAGTCATTGATTGCAGAAGAGGTGAGTACGACAGGGCGCTTGACCTGATCGAAAAAGGGCTTGTTAAGAATGCTCATAATATAAAGGCAAGAGGCCTTAAAGCTACGCTTCTTAGTATACTAAATAGAAATAAAGAATCTATTGAGTATATAGATGAAAACCTTAAGGTTGATGCCTTTGACTTTGTTTCCAGATTCCTGAAGATGGCGACTGAGCTTCGGGAAGCGGCGGCAGCAGATGAGAATGTTTTAGAAACAGATAAGAAGGAGAAGTGCAAGAATTATAAAGAAGAGCATGTAGAAGAATATATAAAAGATCATAAAGAAGAATATAAAGAAGTAGTCACAGGGGATATAGAGAACTTCCTCCAGACAGCCCGAGATTTTGCCGAATATGGTCTTTATGAATATGCCGCAAGGGTCCTTTCATTATGCAAGCAGGATAGCCCTTTGAAGCACTATTACAGAGCATACTATCTTGATAAACTTGCCGGACATGATGAGGCACATAAGGAACTGCTCCTTGCGCAGGAAGCATCCTTCAAATACTGCTTCCCTAACAAACTTGAAGATATCCTGGTATTGGAAAGGTGTATAGAACTGTATCCTCAAGGCTCAAAAGCTTACTATTATCTGGGATGCCTGTATTATGACAAGCTTGGATATAACAAAGCAGTGGATCTGTGGGAGAAGTCAGGAAATCTTGATGACAGCTTCCCAACGCTCTATAGGAACCTGTCTATAGCTTATTACAACAAAAAAGGCGACAAGGATAAGGCCAGAGAGTGCATGGAGAGAGCTTTTGAACTTAATAAGAGCGATGCAAGAGTTTTCTTAGAGCTTGATCAGTTATATCAAAGACTTGGAGTAGACGCTGCAAAGCGCCTCGAGCTATTTGAAGATAATATATCTCTTATAGAAAAAAGAGACGATTTATATACCGAGTATGTGACCCTTCTTAATATGTGCAGGCAGTATGAAAAGGCCTACGACATGATAATGCGGCATGATTTCCAGACCTGGGAAGGCGCCGAAGGCAAGATAACAACCCAGTACAAATTATCACTATATATGATGGCAAGAGGTAAGTTGCGTGATGATAAGCCGGAAGAAGCTGCAAGCCTTATTAACAAGGCACTCTCATATCCTGACAACCTTGGCGAAGGAAGACTCGAAGGAACCAAAGACAATAATCTATATTACCTTCTTGGAAAATGTTATAAAGCTATGGGTGAGATTGAGAAAGCTGCCGAATGCTTTAGAAAAGCTACACTTGGCGAAAGCGAGCCTGCCGGCATGATGTACTACTATGACCAGCCGGCAGATATGATACTCTATCAGGGACTTGCTTATGGAGAACTTGATGACATTGGCAATGCTAATACCAGATTCTATAAACTCCTTGATTACGGTGAACATCACGAGGGCGATAAGTTCGTAATGGATTACTTCGCAGTATCAATGCCGGATATGTCTGTGTTTGATGCAGATATGGATCTAAAGAACAAAGTCCATTGTTACTACCTCATGGGCCTTGGCAACATGGGTCTTGGACACATTCCGGAAGCTGCAAAATGGTTTAATAAAGCTCTGCAACTTGACGTAAACCATCAGCTTGCATCCTTGTATCTTGAGATGTGCTAAGTGATAGAGCTGCAGCATTTTACATATGGCTTTCTCGGTTAGTAAAGATTTTGAGCTGAGATGAAAACGGCATAACTAAATATCGGTAAATAATCGAAAAATAGATAATAAAAACTTTTTAATTGTGGTATCATGAGTATATGAAAACTATAATTAAATGGTCAAGTGGTATTTTAATAGGGATCGTGATAGTGGCTGCAGCCGTTTATATGGCTCTGGCAGTCTATTATCACGACCGTTTTGTTTTTGGGACATGGGCTCAGGGACATTATATTACAGGCCTGTCTGTTAGTAAGGCAGCAGAGCTTCTAAACAACGAGTATGAACCCTGTGACATCACGGTTACAGATTTAGAGGGTCAGGAGTACATAGTCAGAGCTTCTGATGTTAATATTAAAGCAGATTATACCAAGTCCCTGCAGGCGGCTTTTGACAATCAGAATGTGATCAGCTGGATCTATCATCTTGTTAATGGCAAGGAGCTTACTATGGCCGCTGATATAACATATGACAAAGAGAAGCTCCGGAACATAGTATCCTCCTGGTCTATGTTCGATCTTAAAGAAGAGGACAGAACTATAGAAATAGTAAACATAGTTGATGAAGGTTATCAGCTTATTGATACTACAGGAGACGTACCTGTATATGACGAGATACTCAAGCAGGTCGAAATAGCATTAAGAAGCGGAAGCAGCAATCTTGATCTTGGCTTGCTGGATTCATGTTACAAAGAGCTTGAGCTTACTGATGAAATGAAGTCTGTCAGGAAGACTTTTGAAAAGATAAGTAAGATCCAGGATATAGGAATAGTATATAAATTTGGAGATGATGAAATAGAGCTTAGCGGATCTTTTATGAGCAGTGCCATAGTTACAGAAGATATGGCGCCGGATCTAAAGTCTCAAAAGCCCAAGAAGAATCAGCCGGGGAGTGGCAACTTTATTGTTGGCGGCAAGGAAACATCTTTTCCCAAAGAATATTATATAGAGAATGGATTTGCAGTAGATAATGCGGGCAACATCATCGTAAGCGAATCTGCGCTATATGAAGGTGTGCAGGAACTATGCGGTCAGTATAGTACTGTGGGCGGCAGCAGGTCTTTTTACACCAGTAGAGGTAAGACTATAACAATTGACGGCGGAACTTATGGCAATAAGATAGATAGTAATAATGAGTTTGAATATCTGATAAGTTCTATCATAAAAGGGATCAAAGAGACTCACGAACCTACCTATAAACAGGTGGCTGCAAGTAAAGGCTCTGATGATATAGGCAATACCTATGTGGAGATCAGTATAGAGGATCAGCATCTGTATTATTATAAAGATGGGATCCTGATGCTTAGCTGCGATATTGTTACAGGCAATGTGGCAAGAGGAAGAGATACTCCCACAGGTGTATTCTATGTATATGGCAAGGCTAGAAACAGATATCTAAGAGGCAGAGGCTATGTGTCTTTTGTCAAATTCTGGATGCCTGTTTACAAGGGCGTTGGAATGCACGATGCGTCCTGGCGGGATGAGTTCGGAGGAGATATATACCAAAACGAAGGTTCTCATGGCTGCATCAATCTTCCTACAGATAAGGCAGAAGAACTTTATGGTTATGTCGAAATAGGTACTCCGGTTGTGATATACTGATCATTACATTAATGATTCTTGTTTTTTTCGATGTAAGTGTGCAAGTTATGTGATAATATATTACTGAATCTTTAAAGCGTTCTGTATTATTTATGTTCTTTAGTTTTTTCAGCACCACAATAAAAAAGAAGTTGAAACGGAGGAAAACCACGTGAACAACAGACTTTATAAGTTGATGAATTGGCCGGAAATTGAGGAGATAATTTATTCGGACGGACACGATCCGCATCGTATTCTTGGAGCACATAAGGTTGGGAATTCTGTTCTGATTCAGACATTTCGTCCTGATTATGCAGAGGTCAAAGTAGTATCATCTGATGGCAAGACTTACAAGATGGATCTTGAGGATGATGCGGGATTCTATGCAGCTTTGCTGCCATACAAGGCAGGATTCTCCTATCATTACGTATTGGTAGATCAGACCGGTAAGGAGACTGTATCTCATGATCCATATGTGTATGAGCCTCTTATAACAAGGGAGGATTGTATCAAGTTTTCAAGCGGTATGCATGATACGATCTATGACAAGCTTGGTGCTCATATGATGAAAAGAGATGGAGTAGAGGGTGTAAACTTTGCAGTGTGGGCGCCCGATGCTGCCAGAGTATCGGTAATAGGAGACTTTAATAACTGGGATGGCCGTATACATCAGATGAGGAGAGTAGATGAGAGCGGTATCTATGAACTTTTTATTCCTGATGTAACTGAAGGTCATGAGTATCAGTTTGAGTGTAAGACAAGAGGCGGAGAGATATTCCTTCGTCCCGATCCGTATGCTACAAGAACCAAAGATTATAAAGCTGAGGTGTCTGTAGTTGCTGCGGCTCCTTCATATAAGTGGGATGACAAGGCATGGATGACTCAGAGGAAGACTTATGACAAAACAGGCAGCGCCCTTTCTATAGTAGAGCTATCTCTTGACGGATTTGCACAGACTGCATTTGAAGATAATGAAGATGTTACATATGCAGCTTTGGCAGCTCGTGTGATCCATTATGTTAAGGCCAATGGTTTTAATGCTATAGAGCTTCTTCCTGTATGTGAGCATGATGAAATTCACAAATTCGATGTTAACAGTTTCTATGCGATAAAAGGTGAGTACGGAACAGCAGAGGATTTCATGGGATTTATAGATGCCTGCCACAAGGAAGGTATACGTGTTATCCTTGACTGGACAGCTACTTATTTTCCCAAAAGAGATTATGGACTGTCCTACTTCGATGGCCATGCTCTCTACGAGTATGAGGATCCCGGCAAGGGAACCCAGCCTGGAACTCATCGTCTGATATTCGACTACGGACGCAAGCAGGTAACCAATTTCCTGTATGCTAATGCTTTATACTTATTAAAAGAATTCCATATTGATGGTTTACGTATCACAGATATATCAAAAGTATTGTATCTGGATTATGACAGAAAGCCCGGCGAGTGGACTCCTAATATCTACGGCGGATATGAGAACCTTGAAGCTGTAGAGTTTATGAGAGAACTCACACAAAAGGTCAATCAGCTGGATCAGGGAATCCTTCTTATCACCAAGGAGACAGCATGCTGGCCGCATCTTACAGATACTGTTGAAGAGGGCGGACTGGGATTTGACTACAAGTGGAACAATGGATGGTCACATGACTGTCTTGAGTATATGAAGTATGATCCTATCTTCAGGGGTCAGCATCACAATGAGCTTACATTCTCTATGATGTATTCATATACAGAGAAGTTCATACTGGCTCTGTCACATGAAGATGTCGGCGG encodes:
- the glgB gene encoding 1,4-alpha-glucan branching enzyme — translated: MNNRLYKLMNWPEIEEIIYSDGHDPHRILGAHKVGNSVLIQTFRPDYAEVKVVSSDGKTYKMDLEDDAGFYAALLPYKAGFSYHYVLVDQTGKETVSHDPYVYEPLITREDCIKFSSGMHDTIYDKLGAHMMKRDGVEGVNFAVWAPDAARVSVIGDFNNWDGRIHQMRRVDESGIYELFIPDVTEGHEYQFECKTRGGEIFLRPDPYATRTKDYKAEVSVVAAAPSYKWDDKAWMTQRKTYDKTGSALSIVELSLDGFAQTAFEDNEDVTYAALAARVIHYVKANGFNAIELLPVCEHDEIHKFDVNSFYAIKGEYGTAEDFMGFIDACHKEGIRVILDWTATYFPKRDYGLSYFDGHALYEYEDPGKGTQPGTHRLIFDYGRKQVTNFLYANALYLLKEFHIDGLRITDISKVLYLDYDRKPGEWTPNIYGGYENLEAVEFMRELTQKVNQLDQGILLITKETACWPHLTDTVEEGGLGFDYKWNNGWSHDCLEYMKYDPIFRGQHHNELTFSMMYSYTEKFILALSHEDVGGYPFLKEMMPGDDDQKESNVRLILAYMMVHPGKKMLYHGRNAVSMERGLQMENFIYKLNMMYFDHPALYELDDVTDGFEWINSMAADLCMLAFVRKSSKDEEELLVVMNMAGVEREFRVGVNHDGRYEEILNTDAKDFGGSGVVNDRKIEAELIEADGRKYSVPVKLAPLSLAVFSYIPYTDKEKKIRKIREEAHEKKIAEQEKSRSLLLSKHEKEEARMLAELKAKYEKELAQQQKAIEEKYDKIEEERIFAIVSDAAIEKLAETGTNEDGSNKGTSDKKAPKKAVKKVTKKSTITKFPEGKDVKKPAAKKSTSKKTSSSKGSKKKDTGDKN